One Palaemon carinicauda isolate YSFRI2023 chromosome 4, ASM3689809v2, whole genome shotgun sequence DNA segment encodes these proteins:
- the LOC137639483 gene encoding protein FAM200C-like yields MPHTRKWSDEYVKYGFTAFLDDKGGPVRAQCMTCHFIICNSNLKPARLRDHQLKHPTTEHEQSLEALQAKRARYEKKGTLPQLGFKPVQKPLLQASYEVAYQCIRAKASHSAPENLMKPCTIRMVELILGTEAAKKMKDVPLSNNVIGGRVEDMSCDILDQIVEEIQASPTRSSLQLDESTDVSNLSQLVVYTRYIKDGEIKDEFLFCLALQTTTKAADVFRLLDEFFQKHQIKWEKVGSVCTDGAPAMLGNKSGFAALVKERVPDIITKHCVLHRHALAVKTLPSHFKEVLSVCVKVVNYIRGRALNHSVFKLFCEEMGSEHQVLLFHTEVRWLSRGKMLARIAELADEIAIFLREYQSDFAENFEDEIFILSLSYLADIFGHLNDLNLSMQGMFANNIDCTEKVEAFKKKISLWKRQIQGGNVGSFPILDEKHGDKTIQPMLVENIVAHLSLLETTMAQYFPMDHSFPEWIQQPFLADMDDDDNLKEELIDLQVNQGCQTKFRTLPLSGFWSDQLVAYPGLAKAALEMIIPFPTTYLCEKAFSTMLQIKTTARNRLQIGLLHDMRVALANTKPRIEKLVAYKQQQKSH; encoded by the coding sequence ATGCCGCACACACGCAAATGGAGTGATGAATATGTCAAATATGGTTTCACTGCATTCCTGGACGATAAGGGAGGACCAGTCCGGGCACAGTGTATGACTTGCCATTTTATCATTTGCAACTCAAATTTGAAGCCTGCTAGACTCCGAGACCACCAGTTGAAGCATCCAACCACAGAACATGAACAGTCTCTCGAGGCCTTGCAGGCGAAGAGGGCTAGATATGAAAAGAAAGGTACACTACCCCAACTTGGATTCAAGCCAGTGCAAAAACCCCTTCTACAAGCTTCATATGAAGTGGCATACCAGTGCATTAGGGCCAAGGCTTCGCATTCGGCACCAGAAAATTTGATGAAGCCATGCACCATTCGGATGGTTGAGTTAATTTTGGGAACAGAGGCAGCCAAGAAGATGAAGGATGTGCCTTTGTCCAATAATGTCATTGGAGGAAGAGTTGAAGATATGAGTTGTGACATTTTGGACCAAATTGTAGAGGAGATTCAAGCAAGTCCTACCCGCAGTAGTCTGCAGttggatgaatcaactgatgtttcCAACCTAAGTCAACTGGTTGTGTATACCCGTTACATCAAAGATGGTGAGATTAAAGATGAATTCCTCTTCTGTTTGGCTTTGCAGACAACGACTAAAGCAGCAGATGTATTCCGACTCTTGGACGAATTCTTTCAGAAGCATCAGATCAAGTGGGAGAAGGTAGGATCAGTCTGCACAGATGGTGCCCCAGCCATGCTGGGGAATAAGTCTGGCTTTGCTGCTCTAGTGAAGGAGAGGGTACCAGATATCATTACGAAGCACTGTGTACTCCATCGCCATGCTTTGGCGGTAAAGACATTGCCATCTCATTTCAAAGAAGTTCTGTCCGTCTGTGTTAAAGTTGTCAATTACATCCGGGGACGTGCTTTAAACCACAGTGTGTTCAAGTTATTTTGTGAGGAGATGGGAAGTGAACATCAGGTGCTTCTCTTCCACACTGAAGTGCGATGGCTCTCCCGCGGAAAAATGCTGGCACGTATTGCAGAGCTCGCTGATGAGATTGCAATATTTCTCCGAGAGTATCAGAGTGATTTTGCTGAAAATTTTGAGGACGAAATTTTCATTCTCTCCCTCTCCTACCTGGCAGACATTTTCGGTCATCTGAATGATCTCAACTTGTCCATGCAAGGCATGTTTGCTAATAACATTGATTGTACAGAGAAGGTAGAAGCCTTCAAGAAGAAAATATCACTGTGGAAGCGTCAAATCCAGGGAGGAAATGTGGGAAGCTTTCCTATCCTGGATGAAAAACATGGAGACAAGACAATCCAACCAATGCTTGTAGAAAATATTGTTGCTCACCTCTCACTCCTAGAGACCACTATGGCACAATACTTTCCCATGGATCATTCATTTCCAGAATGGATACAGCAGCCCTTCTTGGCagatatggatgatgatgataacctaaAGGAGGAGCTTATTGATCTGCAGGTGAACCAGGGTTGTCAAACAAAATTTCGCACACTACCGCTGTCAGGTTTCTGGTCTGATCAGTTGGTAGCATACCCTGGATTAGCAAAGGCAGCGCTGGAAATGATCATCCCATTTCCAACTACCTACCTCTGTGAAAAGGCTTTTTCCACCATGCTCCAAATCAAAACAACTGCCCGGAACCGACTTCAAATTGGGTTGCTTCATGATATGAGGGTGGCTCTGGCCAACACAAAGCCTAGAATTGAGAAACTAGTTGCATATAAGCAACAGCAAAAATCACattga